A genomic region of Leptolyngbya sp. NIES-2104 contains the following coding sequences:
- a CDS encoding DUF1036 domain-containing protein — MNRLASQSFAVFLVLSGSVGAVLLEHTPAVAGCNVFGCSESTVAECNPFGCPNSPRGQACTAFGCPPSPQAAPPPNSGSWTSSSSLRQVCNGTGERVNVALGYESGISRGWWTLSNGGCVTLESHPVHGAVTHYYANSVRKENRSRWYGDRSRQYCVANSQFEMGSNGGCLNGAEFRPFGLINDGVTLTP, encoded by the coding sequence ATGAATCGACTTGCTTCACAATCATTCGCGGTATTCCTTGTTCTGAGTGGCTCGGTGGGTGCAGTTTTACTAGAACACACTCCTGCGGTCGCCGGATGCAATGTGTTCGGCTGTTCTGAATCGACTGTTGCCGAATGTAATCCCTTTGGCTGTCCCAATTCACCTAGGGGACAAGCTTGCACTGCCTTTGGCTGTCCCCCTTCTCCCCAAGCTGCTCCGCCCCCCAATTCAGGAAGCTGGACTTCTAGTTCTTCGCTGCGGCAGGTGTGCAATGGAACTGGAGAGCGTGTCAATGTTGCGCTCGGCTATGAGAGCGGCATTTCTAGAGGATGGTGGACGTTATCCAATGGGGGATGCGTCACGCTTGAATCCCATCCGGTTCACGGTGCGGTCACTCACTACTATGCCAACTCCGTCCGCAAAGAAAATCGCAGTCGTTGGTATGGCGATCGCAGTCGTCAGTATTGCGTTGCCAATTCACAGTTTGAAATGGGTTCAAACGGTGGATGTCTTAATGGTGCAGAGTTTAGACCGTTTGGACTGATTAACGATGGTGTGACACTCACCCCGTGA
- a CDS encoding S8 family serine peptidase translates to MWFFRRSARIVLSISLAILFAALSILRVPQIALSQMSHALIAANTAQEVAAEFQQRFICVKTSEELSLKYVGVMSEEQIRTSIVRPLAEQLKPCIEQNRNRIGTVDVSKLINVVYTTRKLNGTTAVVVVGVGVSNSSGQPNPGRTNQNPPGGSPPQTPSINPPGGSPSQTPSTNPPGGSPPQTSPPTNPVEAPGKPRPGVVKPVSQVEGVLQIFSSTLPTCKVGNYDLSGTFDQSFSQLTLTAVKGAENCFTSLPTQFFSAPGLSDGGAAIAFESPVAPGNRRIAGSVSRIYGSFTVPIAYVESPDTFGLLTLNSKNTKVIDPSGATLSNQTKILSQIPAPPGLKMSEVLPDLLPDETNPPIWVDDVRSGSETQGLTVARNQIQVVYADDATVDELNGGLTAVGGGIISSYEGGTVVTLKIPDTGDLDGLDNARRILRLQPKVITAVPIIRKEIPKPPSLSLVDPSPAQAAAPTQQFIPLPLQLVGAIGADGQRPDAPLGRGNVNLFIMDWFSDPVHPDVNVINPLFQKTDQLPFQPYLGFLERLASSKENTKATGLMGKTSDSDRGFLMAGWWCDNTGFFCRQTIQGTGAAPVFKSLDSTGHRNVALLDNSREHQNQRDQNRNITNQKNEHGYLVAGLMAARNNNQGVVGMYPDANARIFAFNAVVSSSHLDDRLLHTLQHTNGLHVINFSGGEKLTAEVSRDEGAVWATKIRQRKLENRVVFVQSAGNDSNRFKNTIIPAENNGTWTAAGLRDDLSQVTESKVRECEIISIWDKISGKNACRTITSQVRANIPRLSDILVVEALDLTGEYAYYSNGVSNPRLAVRAIGQHGQRPQINPQTGRVSEDINGNPITNGIVDPSVVGTQTCIDPQNQRNHLPGFPSLTSDQRIVCTVGGGTSSAAPQVAGLAAWLWSREPQLTASQVAQRIIQSQTPFQVLNNEGQRAFNQNQEPIMSQLSAINVPRTLGIAQLSLTGQPTARPTPRPTPSPASSLVVKDINLTVNLRDRTCSPGCSVRSPEAAEILVDLPIATVQQFYTIPPGDELAESLTWEFSQNFATTPERQTFVVPRTRNTFKVARFTVKTKRGRSGTGTVSITVRSR, encoded by the coding sequence ATGTGGTTTTTTAGAAGATCTGCCAGGATTGTCCTGAGCATTAGTTTAGCGATTTTGTTTGCAGCACTTTCGATTCTCAGGGTGCCACAAATCGCCCTGAGCCAAATGAGTCATGCTTTGATTGCGGCGAACACTGCTCAAGAAGTTGCAGCGGAGTTTCAGCAGCGATTTATCTGTGTCAAAACTTCGGAAGAGCTTTCACTCAAGTATGTGGGAGTCATGAGTGAAGAGCAGATTCGGACCTCGATCGTGCGTCCTTTAGCAGAGCAGCTAAAACCCTGCATCGAGCAAAACCGAAACCGTATTGGCACGGTAGATGTCAGCAAATTGATTAATGTCGTTTACACCACACGGAAGCTCAATGGTACAACCGCAGTAGTCGTTGTAGGCGTTGGTGTAAGTAATAGTTCTGGTCAACCCAATCCAGGTAGAACAAATCAAAATCCTCCGGGTGGTTCTCCTCCTCAAACTCCTTCAATTAATCCTCCAGGTGGTTCTCCTTCTCAAACTCCTTCAACTAATCCTCCGGGTGGTTCTCCTCCTCAAACTTCTCCTCCAACTAATCCTGTTGAAGCACCAGGTAAGCCTCGTCCTGGAGTGGTAAAACCTGTTTCGCAAGTTGAGGGAGTTCTGCAAATTTTTTCAAGCACATTGCCGACTTGCAAAGTTGGTAATTATGATCTTTCTGGTACGTTTGATCAAAGTTTCTCTCAGCTTACGCTCACGGCTGTAAAAGGAGCGGAAAACTGTTTTACTTCACTTCCGACTCAATTCTTTTCTGCTCCCGGATTATCAGATGGAGGAGCCGCGATCGCATTTGAAAGTCCAGTTGCACCTGGAAACCGTCGAATTGCAGGCAGCGTTTCTCGAATCTATGGTTCCTTTACGGTTCCGATCGCTTATGTGGAGAGTCCAGACACCTTTGGCTTGCTCACCCTCAACTCAAAGAATACAAAGGTGATCGACCCTAGTGGAGCAACGCTGAGCAATCAGACTAAAATTCTGTCTCAGATCCCCGCTCCACCGGGTCTAAAAATGTCAGAAGTGTTGCCAGATTTATTGCCGGATGAAACGAATCCGCCAATCTGGGTAGATGACGTGCGATCAGGGAGCGAAACTCAAGGACTCACAGTTGCTAGAAATCAAATTCAAGTCGTTTACGCGGATGATGCAACTGTTGATGAATTGAATGGTGGATTAACGGCAGTAGGTGGCGGGATCATTAGTTCTTATGAAGGTGGAACCGTTGTTACGCTCAAAATTCCAGATACAGGTGATCTAGACGGGCTGGATAATGCTCGGCGCATCTTACGACTTCAGCCTAAAGTGATTACCGCTGTTCCTATCATTCGCAAGGAAATACCGAAGCCACCATCGCTATCACTGGTTGATCCATCTCCAGCCCAAGCTGCTGCTCCAACCCAACAGTTTATTCCCCTGCCGCTACAACTTGTCGGTGCGATCGGCGCGGATGGACAGCGACCTGATGCGCCTCTGGGGCGAGGTAATGTCAATTTGTTCATCATGGATTGGTTTTCTGATCCAGTGCATCCAGATGTCAATGTGATTAATCCGCTTTTTCAAAAGACTGACCAGCTACCTTTTCAACCTTATTTGGGATTCTTGGAGCGGCTTGCATCCTCTAAAGAAAATACAAAAGCGACTGGGCTAATGGGTAAAACCTCAGACAGTGATAGAGGTTTCCTGATGGCAGGTTGGTGGTGTGACAATACTGGTTTTTTCTGTCGGCAGACAATTCAAGGAACCGGTGCTGCTCCAGTGTTCAAGTCACTTGATTCCACTGGGCATCGCAATGTTGCGCTTTTAGACAATTCCAGGGAACACCAAAATCAGAGGGATCAAAACCGCAATATTACGAACCAGAAAAATGAGCACGGTTATCTAGTTGCTGGGTTGATGGCAGCACGCAATAACAATCAAGGCGTAGTGGGAATGTATCCTGATGCGAATGCTCGTATCTTTGCCTTTAATGCAGTCGTCAGCTCCAGTCATCTTGACGATCGCTTACTTCACACCCTTCAGCACACGAATGGTCTTCACGTTATCAACTTTTCAGGTGGAGAAAAACTGACGGCAGAAGTTTCTCGTGATGAAGGAGCAGTATGGGCAACTAAGATTCGTCAGCGTAAGTTGGAAAATCGCGTTGTCTTTGTCCAATCGGCAGGTAACGATAGCAATCGTTTTAAGAACACTATCATTCCTGCTGAAAACAATGGAACTTGGACAGCAGCCGGGCTACGAGACGATTTATCTCAAGTCACTGAGTCAAAAGTTCGAGAGTGCGAAATCATAAGCATTTGGGACAAGATTTCTGGCAAAAATGCTTGTCGTACTATTACTAGCCAAGTTAGAGCAAATATTCCTCGGCTATCAGACATTCTGGTTGTAGAGGCACTCGATCTGACAGGAGAGTATGCGTACTACTCAAATGGCGTGAGCAATCCTAGATTAGCGGTGCGAGCAATTGGACAGCATGGACAGCGTCCACAGATAAATCCACAGACGGGGCGGGTAAGCGAAGACATTAACGGAAACCCAATCACTAATGGAATAGTAGATCCATCTGTAGTGGGTACTCAAACTTGTATCGATCCCCAAAATCAACGAAATCATCTGCCAGGATTTCCATCTCTCACCAGCGATCAACGAATTGTCTGCACGGTGGGTGGCGGTACTTCCTCCGCTGCTCCTCAAGTTGCAGGATTAGCCGCATGGCTATGGAGCCGAGAGCCACAACTCACTGCAAGCCAGGTAGCGCAACGTATTATTCAAAGCCAGACACCCTTTCAGGTTCTGAATAATGAAGGTCAGAGGGCTTTCAATCAGAACCAGGAACCCATTATGTCGCAACTGTCTGCAATTAACGTTCCTCGCACGCTCGGAATTGCTCAACTGTCTCTAACTGGACAACCCACAGCACGACCAACACCCAGACCAACGCCAAGCCCAGCTAGTTCTCTAGTAGTCAAGGACATTAATCTAACGGTTAATCTCAGGGATCGCACTTGCTCACCAGGCTGTAGTGTGCGTTCACCTGAAGCGGCTGAAATTCTCGTCGATCTGCCGATCGCGACCGTTCAACAGTTCTACACCATTCCACCAGGAGATGAGCTTGCAGAGTCTTTGACGTGGGAATTTTCTCAGAACTTTGCGACGACTCCGGAGCGTCAGACTTTTGTCGTGCCGAGGACGCGAAATACCTTCAAAGTTGCTCGGTTCACGGTGAAAACAAAGCGGGGCAGAAGCGGAACGGGAACCGTTTCTATCACCGTTCGATCGCGTTAG
- a CDS encoding COP23 domain-containing protein codes for MKLRSLFSLSGLILAQTLVMTTVAQARDFSLVAPFECIKLKNDQGGARFATIALKANNEPTSPLLLWKTQEFSESGYTPERRCYEVTDRLNRAVAQNGGNVGNLWLTIGMLNNLPVLCYVNNTNAGCDRSNVLFTLNKKNGTDPSKVIASLVNFSLSGRNSAIEETSGLPYVNLGQLIEAASKPNQSSR; via the coding sequence ATGAAATTACGATCGCTATTTTCACTTTCCGGTTTAATCCTGGCTCAAACGCTAGTGATGACCACTGTTGCTCAAGCAAGAGATTTCTCGCTGGTTGCGCCGTTTGAATGTATCAAGCTGAAAAACGATCAGGGCGGGGCACGATTTGCCACGATCGCACTCAAAGCAAACAACGAACCCACCTCACCGCTCTTGCTGTGGAAAACTCAGGAATTCAGTGAGTCAGGCTACACCCCTGAGCGACGTTGTTATGAAGTCACCGATCGATTAAATCGCGCCGTGGCTCAAAACGGCGGAAATGTCGGCAATCTGTGGCTAACGATCGGCATGCTCAACAATCTTCCGGTGCTTTGCTATGTGAACAATACGAATGCAGGCTGCGATCGCAGTAATGTTCTGTTCACCCTCAACAAGAAGAATGGCACTGATCCGAGTAAAGTCATCGCAAGCTTAGTCAACTTCTCTTTGAGTGGGCGCAACAGTGCCATTGAGGAAACTTCGGGCTTACCTTATGTCAATCTGGGTCAATTAATCGAAGCGGCTTCTAAACCTAATCAATCTTCTCGCTAA
- a CDS encoding serine protease codes for MINRRTLIAIAIGIALSAPVQARESSIEQLAKQVTVRVLSESGSGSGVIVDRYNSTYVVLTNQHVAPEAIAYTVLTSDGDRHPATLRKIALSNSLDLALIEFESQQDYQTVKIGRSETLKTGDLLYSAGFPNYHFPRDRSYLESTYNWDMKAFLLTSGTLQMQAPKPLLQGYSLGYTNTVRDGMSGGPILDRQGRLVGINGRLSYPVQGDRAFLFEDGTQPSKSLIQQMKPLSWGIPASQFQSLFANAH; via the coding sequence ATGATCAACCGTAGAACGCTGATTGCGATCGCGATCGGTATCGCTCTATCTGCTCCTGTGCAGGCAAGAGAATCTTCAATCGAGCAACTTGCTAAGCAAGTCACTGTGAGAGTTTTAAGCGAATCTGGGAGCGGCTCTGGGGTGATTGTCGATCGCTATAATTCAACCTATGTTGTTTTGACCAATCAGCACGTTGCACCTGAAGCAATTGCTTATACGGTGTTGACTAGCGATGGCGATCGACATCCAGCCACTTTGCGGAAAATTGCTTTGTCAAATTCTTTAGATCTCGCTCTGATCGAGTTTGAAAGTCAGCAGGACTATCAAACCGTTAAAATCGGTCGATCGGAAACTCTAAAGACTGGAGATTTGCTCTACTCCGCAGGGTTTCCGAACTATCATTTTCCTCGCGATCGCAGCTATCTCGAATCCACTTACAACTGGGACATGAAAGCCTTTTTACTCACGAGCGGAACCTTACAAATGCAGGCTCCGAAACCGTTGTTACAAGGCTACAGCTTGGGTTATACCAACACCGTACGGGATGGAATGAGTGGTGGACCGATTCTCGATCGTCAAGGTCGCTTAGTCGGGATCAATGGCAGACTGAGCTATCCGGTGCAGGGCGATCGAGCCTTTCTGTTTGAAGATGGCACACAGCCTTCTAAATCTTTGATTCAACAAATGAAGCCGTTAAGCTGGGGAATTCCAGCTTCTCAGTTTCAATCTCTATTCGCAAACGCTCACTAA
- a CDS encoding tetratricopeptide repeat-containing serine protease family protein has protein sequence MRFDLSPILVTTTSIAALIITIPSTSWAKSAQEVAKLAVPVTVQINTPLLPGGTGVIVGRQGNLYTVLTANHVVKRQDLPYTIRTSTGKDYTVGRVQSLQSSATDPDLAVVTFETAGSYPVATLGDSDQAGMGADIYVAGFPISGDRTGSDRDFEFTRGSVTSRPSARPQGYTLRYNATTRVGMSGGPVLDVEGRVVGIHGQGDIEGSLQTETGVNVGLKTGFNSAIPTNTFLALKSRLNVSDTQIAIDKTPTESKPAQINSPQTAKDYYVRGLTQSDGRDSQAAIESYSQAVKLDPTNADVYYQRGLSHYKQVHYQDALNDFSEAIRLNGQFADAYYQRATVRFYLKDAQGAIEDFTASLRLNPDDVYAHMNRGIIRRSLKDAKGTLEDFDQVMRLAPSSRAFFNRALARAMNSDRTGTVEDFTEAIKLEPTFTEAYINRALARRRLGDREGAIADLTKVIEMKPESGVAYYNRGLFRRDSGDRSGAAEDLKTAIDLFKQQSDTLNYQKATEVLQRLQ, from the coding sequence ATGCGCTTTGATCTTTCTCCGATTTTGGTCACCACAACCAGTATTGCCGCTCTGATCATTACCATTCCCAGCACATCCTGGGCAAAGTCTGCTCAAGAAGTTGCTAAACTCGCAGTTCCAGTGACCGTACAGATTAACACTCCGCTGCTTCCTGGCGGTACAGGTGTGATCGTTGGACGACAAGGCAATCTTTACACAGTACTCACAGCGAATCATGTGGTGAAGCGTCAAGACTTACCTTACACCATACGAACAAGTACTGGAAAAGATTACACGGTGGGTCGCGTTCAATCGCTTCAGTCTAGCGCGACTGATCCCGATCTCGCAGTCGTTACCTTTGAAACCGCAGGAAGCTATCCAGTTGCCACATTAGGCGATTCTGATCAAGCAGGAATGGGAGCCGATATCTATGTAGCAGGATTTCCGATTTCGGGCGATCGTACTGGCAGCGATCGCGATTTTGAATTTACTCGCGGATCGGTCACTAGCCGTCCATCTGCTCGACCCCAAGGCTATACGCTGCGCTACAATGCGACCACTCGTGTAGGAATGAGCGGCGGACCAGTTTTGGATGTCGAAGGGCGAGTTGTGGGAATTCATGGGCAAGGTGATATTGAAGGCTCACTGCAAACTGAAACGGGAGTCAATGTTGGCTTAAAGACTGGGTTTAACTCTGCGATTCCAACCAATACCTTTTTAGCTTTGAAGTCGCGTCTTAATGTAAGTGATACACAAATCGCGATCGACAAAACTCCGACCGAAAGTAAACCCGCTCAAATCAATTCGCCGCAAACAGCAAAAGATTACTATGTTCGTGGGTTAACTCAAAGTGATGGCAGAGATAGTCAGGCTGCGATCGAGTCTTATTCTCAGGCAGTCAAGCTTGATCCGACCAATGCTGACGTTTACTATCAGCGTGGATTGAGCCACTACAAACAAGTGCACTATCAGGACGCTTTGAATGATTTTTCCGAGGCAATTCGGCTGAACGGGCAATTTGCTGATGCCTACTATCAACGGGCAACCGTGCGCTTTTATCTCAAAGATGCTCAAGGCGCGATCGAAGATTTCACAGCTTCTCTGCGCCTCAATCCTGATGATGTGTATGCTCATATGAATCGGGGCATCATTCGTCGCAGTTTGAAAGATGCCAAAGGAACGCTGGAAGATTTTGATCAAGTGATGAGATTAGCACCGAGTTCTAGAGCGTTCTTCAATCGCGCTTTAGCAAGAGCAATGAACAGCGATCGTACAGGCACCGTTGAAGACTTCACTGAAGCCATCAAGCTAGAGCCGACTTTTACGGAAGCCTATATCAATCGGGCGTTAGCTCGTCGTCGGTTGGGAGATCGTGAAGGTGCGATCGCAGATTTGACCAAAGTGATTGAAATGAAGCCAGAAAGCGGTGTGGCTTATTACAATCGAGGACTATTTCGCCGGGATTCAGGCGACCGAAGCGGCGCGGCTGAGGATTTGAAAACCGCGATCGACTTGTTCAAACAACAATCAGATACACTGAACTATCAAAAAGCAACCGAAGTTTTGCAGCGATTGCAGTAG
- the tadA gene encoding tRNA adenosine(34) deaminase TadA, whose amino-acid sequence MKFTTVGMNHAEYLKHCDRMRRSLELAQQAGEAGEVPVGAIVVQDDTIIAEAENRRERDLDPTAHAEVLALRQAGQVLQSWHLNDCTLYVTLEPCPMCAGAIVLARLGLLVYGADDPKAGAVRTVLNLPDSPASNHRLGVLGGILEAPCRAQLQEWFRQRRNR is encoded by the coding sequence ATGAAGTTCACGACGGTTGGAATGAATCACGCAGAATATTTGAAACACTGCGATCGAATGCGGCGATCGCTGGAATTGGCTCAACAAGCAGGAGAAGCGGGAGAAGTTCCGGTTGGTGCGATCGTGGTTCAAGACGACACGATCATCGCAGAGGCGGAAAATCGACGGGAACGCGATCTCGATCCGACGGCTCACGCGGAAGTCCTCGCACTGAGGCAAGCGGGGCAAGTGTTACAAAGCTGGCATTTAAACGACTGTACGCTGTATGTGACGCTCGAACCCTGTCCGATGTGTGCGGGCGCGATCGTCTTAGCACGATTAGGATTACTGGTGTATGGAGCCGATGATCCGAAAGCGGGCGCGGTTCGGACGGTGCTGAATTTGCCGGATAGTCCAGCATCGAATCATCGCCTAGGAGTATTGGGTGGAATTTTAGAAGCACCGTGTCGAGCACAGCTACAGGAATGGTTTCGACAACGACGCAACCGTTGA
- a CDS encoding serine/threonine-protein kinase, whose protein sequence is MSYCLNPVCPNPENLANTERCQACGTSLLLRDRYRVLHALGQGGFGATFLAKDESLPGQPYCVIKQLRPTATAPHVMQMARDLFEREAQTLGRIGNHPQVPRLLDYFEANQEFYLVQEYVSGSTLQQEVKRSGAFSEAGVKQFLSEILPIMQYVHSHQVIHRDLKPANLIRRSQDCKLVLIDFGAVKNQVNASAASLSDQTALTAYAIGTPGFAPPEQMAMRPVYASDLYALGVTCIYLLTGKSPKDLDYDPATGELLWQKQLHISDHFAGVLKKMLEVSVRHRFQSANEILRALDLEPYLDSLANSMNSVNSRSTPPKRDPDSQPSSPAARAAMAIRARNTRSDSTNLQTGAARSRVMAARPRDSGGRTSGTTDSKPPNEAKLDVVTLANLYTKGKRDFASHDFSALVAPKINLSGAVFHQSNLKQINLQGANLFNADFGRASLNRANLRDTNLAQAYLSNADLEGADLRGADLTQAYLLNANLRGANLCGANLTGAKLTEEQLATAKTNWLTVKPNGKRGIL, encoded by the coding sequence ATGAGCTATTGCCTAAATCCCGTCTGCCCCAATCCCGAAAATCTCGCCAATACGGAGCGCTGTCAGGCTTGTGGCACTTCTCTATTGTTGCGCGATCGCTATCGTGTCCTTCATGCACTCGGACAGGGTGGATTCGGAGCAACGTTTCTGGCGAAAGATGAATCGCTTCCAGGACAGCCCTATTGTGTGATTAAGCAACTCCGCCCCACCGCTACGGCTCCTCATGTGATGCAAATGGCGCGGGATCTATTTGAAAGAGAGGCACAAACGCTCGGTAGAATCGGCAATCATCCTCAAGTGCCGCGATTGCTCGATTATTTTGAGGCGAATCAAGAATTTTATCTCGTTCAGGAATACGTCAGCGGTTCGACGCTTCAGCAAGAAGTGAAACGCTCTGGGGCATTTAGTGAAGCAGGCGTGAAACAATTCCTCAGCGAGATTCTACCGATCATGCAGTATGTCCACAGCCATCAAGTGATTCACCGGGATCTTAAACCTGCGAATTTGATTCGGCGATCGCAAGACTGCAAGCTGGTTCTAATCGACTTCGGGGCGGTGAAAAATCAGGTGAATGCCAGCGCCGCCAGTTTATCGGATCAAACTGCATTGACCGCTTATGCGATCGGGACTCCTGGTTTTGCGCCTCCCGAACAGATGGCGATGCGTCCGGTGTATGCCAGCGATTTGTATGCGCTGGGAGTCACTTGTATCTATTTATTAACTGGAAAATCCCCGAAAGATCTCGATTACGATCCCGCTACAGGCGAATTGCTCTGGCAGAAACAACTTCACATCAGCGATCATTTTGCGGGTGTGTTGAAGAAAATGTTAGAAGTTTCAGTCCGGCATCGATTTCAATCCGCGAATGAAATCTTAAGAGCGCTGGATTTAGAGCCGTATCTCGATAGTTTGGCGAACAGCATGAATAGTGTCAATTCGCGATCGACTCCTCCGAAGCGCGATCCCGATTCTCAGCCGAGTTCTCCTGCTGCTCGTGCTGCGATGGCGATTCGGGCACGCAATACGCGATCGGACTCGACGAATCTACAAACGGGTGCGGCACGCAGTCGAGTCATGGCAGCACGACCCCGTGACTCTGGAGGACGAACCAGCGGAACCACCGACAGTAAACCGCCGAATGAAGCGAAATTAGATGTCGTCACGCTGGCTAATCTTTATACCAAAGGGAAACGTGATTTTGCCTCTCACGACTTTTCGGCTTTGGTTGCACCAAAAATTAATTTATCTGGAGCAGTTTTTCATCAGTCGAATCTCAAGCAGATTAACTTACAGGGCGCGAATTTGTTCAATGCCGATTTTGGACGTGCCAGCTTAAATCGAGCAAATTTACGCGATACGAATTTGGCACAGGCGTATTTAAGTAATGCAGATTTAGAAGGGGCTGACTTACGCGGAGCCGACTTAACGCAGGCGTATTTATTAAATGCAAATCTACGAGGTGCGAATCTCTGTGGGGCAAATTTAACCGGAGCAAAACTGACCGAAGAGCAATTAGCGACGGCGAAAACAAATTGGCTGACTGTAAAACCGAATGGAAAACGCGGAATTTTGTAG
- a CDS encoding YtxH domain-containing protein: MSNRSGSFLGGMIAGAAMGTIAGLLIAPRAGKETRQLIKKSADALPELAEDLSTSVQLQADRFSESALRNWEGTLGRLKEAIAAGLEATQREHQLLNRDAESGTDPKPQVRDRLR, encoded by the coding sequence ATGTCTAATCGATCCGGATCATTTTTAGGCGGCATGATTGCCGGGGCGGCGATGGGCACGATCGCAGGATTGCTGATTGCACCACGAGCCGGGAAAGAAACGCGGCAGTTGATCAAAAAATCAGCGGATGCGCTTCCTGAACTTGCGGAAGATTTATCCACCAGTGTCCAACTTCAGGCAGATCGCTTCTCCGAGTCTGCTCTGCGAAACTGGGAAGGAACACTCGGACGGCTCAAAGAAGCGATCGCGGCAGGTCTTGAAGCAACCCAACGCGAACATCAATTGCTCAATCGTGATGCCGAATCCGGGACTGACCCTAAGCCTCAAGTGCGCGATCGTTTGCGATGA
- a CDS encoding type II toxin-antitoxin system RelE/ParE family toxin, producing the protein MSRVCRITSRALQDIEAIADYRAANSSLDNAEKFLNGIDSILMRTAQFPQIGRKRDELYPGSRSLAYEQYLIFYRLVDENIEILRIVSGYQDLPALFEEPDN; encoded by the coding sequence ATGAGTCGAGTTTGCCGTATTACTTCGCGTGCCCTTCAGGATATTGAAGCGATCGCAGATTATCGGGCGGCAAACAGCAGTCTCGATAATGCAGAAAAATTCTTAAACGGGATTGATTCAATCCTCATGAGAACTGCCCAGTTTCCTCAAATTGGACGGAAGCGTGACGAACTTTATCCTGGCTCCCGCAGTTTGGCTTATGAGCAGTATTTGATCTTTTATCGTCTAGTAGATGAGAATATTGAAATTCTCAGAATCGTAAGCGGCTACCAAGACTTGCCCGCACTCTTTGAAGAACCGGATAATTAA
- a CDS encoding TPM domain-containing protein, producing MNVNQLAFHLRSLYLFFRKPPMHTLRVRRLLRGLMALIVVVSVWTIAPAAQAYNNPDLLPDHPTNVIDLANELTTVQEDKLSEDLSKFEEETGWKLRVLTQNDRTPGTAVKGFWGLDDKSVLLVADPRGGNLLNFSVGDEFYPLLSRTFWIELQTRFGNQFFVRENGGDQAIIQALESVKGCLRQGGCSVVPGLPREQWLLTLITSTVGGLVFGFAAQPRKEGQVFAWQWALIFSPLWGILFLAFGVGPVVTRTSEWLPLFRNVAGFAIGALVAFLAPTITRSSTSET from the coding sequence ATGAACGTTAATCAGTTAGCGTTTCATTTACGATCGCTTTATCTGTTCTTTAGGAAACCGCCCATGCACACTCTTCGAGTACGCCGTCTACTGAGAGGGTTGATGGCTCTGATTGTTGTCGTTTCTGTTTGGACGATCGCGCCTGCGGCTCAGGCTTATAACAATCCCGACCTGCTGCCCGATCACCCAACGAACGTGATTGATCTCGCGAACGAATTGACCACCGTTCAGGAAGATAAGCTTTCAGAGGATTTATCGAAGTTTGAGGAAGAAACGGGCTGGAAATTACGAGTATTGACGCAGAACGATCGCACTCCCGGAACAGCGGTAAAAGGATTTTGGGGACTCGATGATAAGAGCGTCTTGCTGGTAGCTGATCCCCGTGGCGGAAATTTGCTGAATTTTAGTGTGGGAGATGAGTTTTACCCGCTGCTGTCTCGGACGTTCTGGATTGAGCTTCAGACTCGATTTGGTAATCAATTTTTCGTCAGAGAGAACGGCGGAGATCAGGCAATTATTCAAGCATTGGAATCGGTGAAAGGATGTCTGCGGCAAGGTGGCTGTAGTGTCGTTCCGGGATTGCCGCGTGAGCAGTGGTTATTGACGCTGATTACTTCGACGGTTGGCGGATTGGTGTTTGGATTTGCGGCGCAGCCTCGGAAAGAAGGACAGGTCTTCGCTTGGCAGTGGGCACTGATTTTCTCGCCGCTGTGGGGGATTTTGTTCCTAGCGTTTGGTGTGGGTCCGGTGGTGACGCGGACTTCGGAATGGTTGCCGCTGTTTCGGAATGTGGCGGGATTCGCGATCGGTGCTTTAGTGGCGTTTTTGGCTCCGACGATTACGCGATCGTCTACCTCAGAGACTTAA